A single region of the Pirellulales bacterium genome encodes:
- a CDS encoding ATP-binding protein — translation MSIGGDEADLREQVTKLKEQLAHAQRLTALGELVSTTTHEFNNVLMTIINYAKLGLRHKDAATHQKAFDKILQAGNRAARITNGILGFARNRSGSPEPTDMAKLVDDTLLLLEREMAKYRVAVERQIDEVPRARANPNQIQQVLVNLLINARQAMPQGGRVLVRLAYDREADMVDLAVRDSGCGIPPDVLPRIFEPFYTTKRGPDASGKGGTGLGLSACRDIVEAHQGRIRVESAVGKGTAFTIKLPAARAVTAAPVALPHITAGRAETTAAGVPTAQTTG, via the coding sequence ATGTCGATCGGCGGTGACGAAGCGGACTTGCGCGAGCAGGTGACCAAGCTTAAAGAGCAGCTTGCCCATGCCCAGCGGCTGACGGCGCTGGGCGAGTTGGTGAGCACCACCACGCACGAATTCAACAACGTGTTGATGACCATCATCAACTACGCCAAGCTCGGCCTGCGCCATAAGGACGCCGCCACCCACCAGAAGGCCTTCGACAAAATCCTGCAGGCCGGCAACCGCGCCGCCCGCATCACCAACGGCATCCTCGGATTCGCCCGAAACCGCTCCGGCAGCCCCGAGCCGACGGACATGGCCAAGCTGGTCGACGACACGCTGTTGCTGCTGGAACGCGAAATGGCGAAGTACCGTGTGGCGGTCGAGCGGCAAATCGACGAGGTGCCGCGGGCCCGCGCCAACCCGAACCAGATTCAGCAGGTGCTGGTCAACCTGCTGATCAACGCCCGTCAGGCGATGCCCCAGGGCGGCCGCGTGCTGGTGCGGTTGGCTTATGATCGCGAGGCCGACATGGTTGACTTGGCCGTGCGCGACAGCGGTTGCGGCATACCGCCCGACGTATTGCCCAGGATATTCGAACCGTTTTACACGACCAAGCGCGGCCCCGACGCCAGCGGCAAAGGCGGCACGGGCCTGGGGCTTTCGGCCTGCCGCGACATTGTGGAGGCCCACCAGGGACGAATCCGCGTGGAGAGCGCCGTCGGCAAGGGGACGGCCTTCACCATCAAGCTGCCGGCCGCCCGTGCGGTTACGGCGGCCCCGGTGGCGTTGCCGCATATAACCGCGGGCCGCGCAGAAACCACGGCGGCTGGAGTCCCAACCGCACAAACAACTGGTTGA
- a CDS encoding M48 family metalloprotease: MRETIRDAARETREDLAHDAVKEGIEGAADAVHEKIAEKATLAKPEEVVAGVFDVFHGATKAADELGLKIIGLDTDEENQWGDKLAEAMRANSKLLEDPRALERIERTAAPLIKQCRRSRIRYTFAVLDDPEINACSILGGHVFVNRGLLEFAVGDAELQFVLGHEIAHVELKHCVKRMSYAARATQLASVTAGNLVAILHALVSAGYSEDEEFAADEWSARGMTSVGRSADEILSFIRRFNRFCDDHGLETRPSAKPETVLATVNRELGDHFRTHPPGRERLRRLELLTRSGK; this comes from the coding sequence ATGCGCGAAACGATCCGCGACGCTGCGCGTGAGACGCGAGAAGATTTGGCGCATGACGCGGTTAAAGAAGGAATTGAAGGCGCGGCCGACGCGGTGCATGAGAAGATCGCTGAGAAGGCGACGCTCGCCAAGCCGGAAGAAGTGGTCGCAGGTGTTTTCGACGTGTTCCATGGCGCCACGAAGGCGGCTGACGAGTTGGGGCTGAAGATCATCGGCCTCGATACCGACGAGGAAAATCAATGGGGCGACAAGCTCGCCGAGGCGATGCGGGCCAACTCGAAGCTGCTCGAAGATCCGCGGGCGCTCGAGCGCATCGAGCGGACCGCGGCGCCCCTCATCAAACAATGCCGTCGCAGCCGCATCAGGTACACGTTCGCCGTGCTTGACGATCCCGAAATCAACGCCTGCTCCATTCTCGGCGGGCATGTCTTCGTCAACAGGGGCTTGCTTGAGTTCGCCGTCGGCGACGCTGAACTGCAGTTTGTGCTGGGTCATGAAATCGCCCATGTCGAGCTCAAGCACTGCGTAAAGAGGATGAGCTACGCGGCCCGTGCCACGCAACTTGCCTCGGTGACCGCGGGAAACTTGGTGGCGATTCTTCACGCGCTTGTGTCAGCCGGTTATTCCGAAGACGAGGAGTTCGCCGCCGATGAATGGAGTGCGCGCGGCATGACGTCGGTTGGTCGCAGTGCTGATGAGATTCTGTCGTTCATCAGGCGATTTAACCGGTTCTGCGACGACCACGGACTCGAAACGAGACCGTCAGCGAAGCCCGAAACCGTGCTTGCGACGGTAAATCGCGAGCTTGGCGATCATTTCCGCACGCATCCACCGGGCCGCGAACGATTGCGCCGATTAGAGCTGCTCACCAGGAGCGGTAAGTAG